GATTCCAGCGGCCGCCGCACAGTTGGGTGGTGTCGGCGACGACGAGCGTGTGCAGCCGGGGCGCCGCGGGGCCGCCTTCGGTCAGCAGCTCGGCGGCCAGCTGCAGTGACGCGTCTACGGTGCCGGCCAGCAGCGCGTCGAGGATGTCGTCCTTTGCGGCGAAGTGGTGATACAGCGAGGCCTGCTGGATGCCGACGCTCTCGGCGATGCGCCGGGTGGAGGTGGCGGCATAGCCGACGGTGGTGAACAACTCCGCTGCCGCATCGAGGATCTCGTCGCGCGCGCTGTGGCCCGGGCGGCGAGAAGCCACCAGCCTGGGACGTCCACGTCGATCGGTATGCATGGTCCTCCGTCCCCGCATTTCTATCGACTGATAGGTAATCATGTTAGGGTGCCGGTTGTCGAGAGGAGACACACCGATGAATACCGCCTCGACCGGCGGGGCCCGGTCACACGCCCGAGCCCAGGCGCAGCAGGCCGACATGCGGATACCCGCGACCCCCGACGACGTCGACCCGGCGACGCTGATCTGGGCGGAGTCCATCCCGCCGAACGGCTACGCCACCAAGGTGCTGGCCCGCGGCAGCCGGGTCCGCCTGATCGACGTCGACGGCGGCGCTTGCGCGCATCTGCTGCTCTTCCGCGCCGAGGCGCCATGGGAGCGGCTCAACGTCGCCGACACGATGAAGGTGCCGTGGCAGGCGTATCTGGGCACCGGGCATCCGCTGCTGTCCGACCAGGGCCGGGTGCTGGCCACCGTCGTCGCCGACTCCTCGGGCCACCACGACATGCTGTGCGGGCCCGGCGCCACCGGCCGGCAGTTGCTGCTGTTGGGCGTGATCAAACACGGGATGGACGCCCGGGATGTGGCGCCGTCGGCGGCGTTGTTCCGGGGCGTTCGGGTCGATCCCGCCAGCGGGACACTGGAATTCACCGGGTCGGCGGGGCCCGGCGCGGCACTCGACCTGTTGATTCATCTTCCGGTGGTGCTGGTGGTCGCCAATGCCGCGCACCCGCTGGATCCCGACCCGCCGTCGGCGGCACTGGACGTGCTGGCTTGGAGGGCCGGCGAACAGTTGACCCACCCGATCAACGGGGACCCGGAATACCTGCGCGCGGTGCAGAACACCGAAGCGGTGGTGGCGGCATGGTGATCCTCTCCGACGAGGTGGTACCGGCCCGCGCGCCGTGGTCCGCGGTGGTGCGCGCCGGCGATCGACTGCAGATCATCGACCTGCACGGCAACCAGGCGGTGGACTGCCTGCTCTATGACGCCGGGGACCCCACCCGGCGCTACAGCGCCCAGGCCACCGTGGCCGCCCAGCGCAACATCTTCGTCAGCACCGGCTCGGTGCTGCGCAGCGCCGACGGCACCGCCCTGATGACCGTCGTGGCCGACGAGGTGGGCAACCACGACACCATCGCCGGCGCCTGTTCCCAGGAATCCAACACGCTGCGCTACGGGCACCACACCGCCCACCAGCACGCCTGCGTGGAGAACTTCCTCGCCGAAGGCGCCCGGTGGGGCCTGGGCAAGCGGGACATCGTGTCGAACATCAACTGGTTCATGAACGTCCCGGTAGAAGCCGACGGCACGCTGGGCATCGTCGACGGCAGATCGGGGCCGGGAAAGAGCCTGACCCTGCAGGCCGAGATCGACACCCTGGTGCTGGTGTCGAACTGCCCGCAGATCAACAACCCGTGCAACGGCTTCGACCCCACCCCGGTCCGGATGGTGATCAGCCGAAGATGATCGGCATCGAGGTGGTGCGGCAGGGGACGTTCACCACCGTGCAGGACTGGCCCGGTCGGGTCGGGTACTGGCATGTCGGCGTGCCGCCGTCCGGGCCGATGGACGACCTGTCGTTTCGGGTCGGCAATCAGGTGCTCGGCAACGCCGAAGGGGCGGCCGGCCTGGAATGCACCAAAGCCGGCCCGGCCCTGCGCTTTTCCAGCCCGGCCTGGGTGTGCGTCACAGGTGCGGCGGTACCGGTCGACCTGGACGGTGCCCGGGTTCGGCAATGGCAGTCGGTGCGGATACCCGCCGGAAGCCTGCTTGATATCGGCACCATTCCCGGTCCCGGCATGCGTTGCTACCTGCTGGTCGAGGGAGGCATCGTCACGCCGGAATTCCTGGGCAGTGCAGCCACTTTCACCCAGGGCGTGTTCGGCGGCCACTACGGCCGGGCCCTGCTCCCGGGAGATCGGCTCAACGCGGCCGGCCGTGGCGGTGCCGCACCGCCACTGATCCGCGCACCCAGTGAAAGTCAGCCCAGCATCGGCCGGCGCTGGGAATTGGCCGTGACCGAAGGGCCGCACGCCGCACCGGAGTTTCTGACCCACCTGGACATGGCCACCCTGATGCGCACGGACTACACCGTGCACTTCAACTCTGACCGCACCGGAGTGCGGCTGGTCGGGCCGAAGCCGCGCTGGGCCCGTCCCGACGGGGGGGACGCCGGCCTGCACCCGTCCAACATCCACGACACCGCTTACAGCGTCGGCGCACTGGATTTCACCGGCGACACCCCGATCCTGCTGGGGCCCGACGGGCCAAGCCTCGGCGGGTTCGTCTGCCCGGTGACGGTGGTGCGCGGCGACCGGTGGAAGCTCGGCCAGCTGTCGCCCGGCGACACCGTGCGACTGGTGCCGGTACGTGCCGATCATGCTCCGCCGCCGGCAGCGCTGGGGGTGCGGCGGCGCGCGGCGCTGCCGGTCGTGATTTCGAGCTCCGGCGACGGCGACGACGGGGTGTTACAGCGCTACACCGGGGACGACGGGACGGCCGTCACCCTGCGACGCGCCGGTGACGGAGGGATTCTGCTCGAATACGGCCCGATGACACTGGATCTGGCGTTGCGGGCGCGGGTCCAGGTGCTCTACGACCAACTCTGCCGGCGTGGACTGCCCGGACTGCTGGAACTGACGCCCGGCGTGCGATCCCTGCAGATCCAGTTCGACACCGAGCAGTGCTCGGGCGCCGAGGTGATCCAGGCGCTGGCCGCCCTCGACGACGCGCTGCCGCCGTGTGATGAGCTCACCGTGCCGAGTCGCTCGGTGCGCCTGCCGTTGAGCTGGGACGACCCTGCAACCCACGAGGCCATCCGCCGGTACTCCTACGGCGTACGGCCCGACGCGCCATGGTGCCCGTCGAATATCGAATTCATCAGGCGCATCAACGGACTCGACGACATCTCGCAGGTCTATGACATCGTGTTCGACGCGCAGTACCTGGTGCTGGGACTGGGCGACATCTACCTGGGCGCCCCGGTGGCCACCCCGATCGATCCGCGCCACCGGCTGGTGACCACCAAATACAACCCGGCCCGCACCTGGACCCCGGAGAACGCCGTCGGGATCGGCGGGGCCTACCTGTGCATCTACGGCATCGAGGGACCCGGCGGCT
This is a stretch of genomic DNA from Mycolicibacter terrae. It encodes these proteins:
- a CDS encoding DUF1989 domain-containing protein — its product is MNTASTGGARSHARAQAQQADMRIPATPDDVDPATLIWAESIPPNGYATKVLARGSRVRLIDVDGGACAHLLLFRAEAPWERLNVADTMKVPWQAYLGTGHPLLSDQGRVLATVVADSSGHHDMLCGPGATGRQLLLLGVIKHGMDARDVAPSAALFRGVRVDPASGTLEFTGSAGPGAALDLLIHLPVVLVVANAAHPLDPDPPSAALDVLAWRAGEQLTHPINGDPEYLRAVQNTEAVVAAW
- a CDS encoding 5-oxoprolinase/urea amidolyase family protein; this encodes MIGIEVVRQGTFTTVQDWPGRVGYWHVGVPPSGPMDDLSFRVGNQVLGNAEGAAGLECTKAGPALRFSSPAWVCVTGAAVPVDLDGARVRQWQSVRIPAGSLLDIGTIPGPGMRCYLLVEGGIVTPEFLGSAATFTQGVFGGHYGRALLPGDRLNAAGRGGAAPPLIRAPSESQPSIGRRWELAVTEGPHAAPEFLTHLDMATLMRTDYTVHFNSDRTGVRLVGPKPRWARPDGGDAGLHPSNIHDTAYSVGALDFTGDTPILLGPDGPSLGGFVCPVTVVRGDRWKLGQLSPGDTVRLVPVRADHAPPPAALGVRRRAALPVVISSSGDGDDGVLQRYTGDDGTAVTLRRAGDGGILLEYGPMTLDLALRARVQVLYDQLCRRGLPGLLELTPGVRSLQIQFDTEQCSGAEVIQALAALDDALPPCDELTVPSRSVRLPLSWDDPATHEAIRRYSYGVRPDAPWCPSNIEFIRRINGLDDISQVYDIVFDAQYLVLGLGDIYLGAPVATPIDPRHRLVTTKYNPARTWTPENAVGIGGAYLCIYGIEGPGGYQLVGRTTQVWNHRHATAGLFDPETPWLLRYFDRISFYPVSAEELLELRADTAAGRGRIDITDGEFSLADYRRFLGENADGIAGFRGQQLAAFAAERDAWHRAGEIARR
- a CDS encoding TetR/AcrR family transcriptional regulator; translation: MHTDRRGRPRLVASRRPGHSARDEILDAAAELFTTVGYAATSTRRIAESVGIQQASLYHHFAAKDDILDALLAGTVDASLQLAAELLTEGGPAAPRLHTLVVADTTQLCGGRWNLGTLYLLPELRVERFAAFRRRRGELRDHYRELSRAVIAEHDGAPAAEDLPFRLVESVINRRSDDGACPPDCPWTTAEAALRVLGCRGGFARMRKVTAERLALPPG
- a CDS encoding urea amidolyase associated protein UAAP2, whose product is MVILSDEVVPARAPWSAVVRAGDRLQIIDLHGNQAVDCLLYDAGDPTRRYSAQATVAAQRNIFVSTGSVLRSADGTALMTVVADEVGNHDTIAGACSQESNTLRYGHHTAHQHACVENFLAEGARWGLGKRDIVSNINWFMNVPVEADGTLGIVDGRSGPGKSLTLQAEIDTLVLVSNCPQINNPCNGFDPTPVRMVISRR